The window TTTGTGAAGGCAGCATTACTGCTGCCCCCAGGGGTAACAACGGGTTTGGCTATGACCCGGTCTTTATCCCGGAAGGAAGCAACCATACCTTTGGGGAAATGTCCCTCCCTGAAAAACAGGCTTTCAGCCACAGGCGTAAGGCAACTGACAAACTGGTGGCGTTTTTAAGGCAGGAACTGGAAAAATATAATTAAGAAAAAGTGAATCCTACAGGCAACCAAAATATTAACGATTCCGACTTAATCAGAGGAAGCCTGGCTGGCGACCGGAAGTTGCAGGAGCTACTCTACCAAAAGTATGCGCCAAAAATGTATGCCGTTTGCCTCCGCTATGCCGGGAATAATGATGATGCCCAGGACCTGCTCCAGGAAGGATTTATCAAGGTTTTCAGGAACCTCGACAAATTCAGGAATGAAGGATCATTCGAAGGGTGGCTAAGAAGGGTTTTCGTCAATACTTCCATTGAACATTATCGCAGGAAAGTTCACCTGAACAGTATCTCGGAAAAAGAGGAAGTTGGTATTGAAGATGTGTCAGTATCGGTATTGGACCAACTGGCGGAAAGGGATATCGTAAAACTGGTTCAGGAGTTATCGCCCGGCTACAGGGCGGTATTTAACCTTTATGTCATCGAAGGGTATTCGCATAAGGAGATTGCAGATATGCTGAACATCAGTGAAGGAACAAGTAAGTCCCAGCTGGCCCGTGCCAAGGCTATCTTGCAAAAGAAAGTTGCTGACTATTTAGGAGAAAAAAGAAAATCCAATTGACAATCATGTCGGACCAATTGCGAAATAGAATGCACCAATGGGAGGCCACCCCTCCAGCTGCAGTTTGGCCTGCCATTTCAAGGGAATTGGATGAACAGCAGGCTGAAATGCAATTACAATCCAGGCTTTCTGCCATGGAAGAACTGCCGCCTGCCCAATGCTGGGGCAAAATTGCCCTAGAACTGGAACCACAAAGATCCATTGAAACTACCCCCCGAAAGGATCTCGTACCGGTCAGGCCATTATACCCTTACCTTATTCGCTATGCGGGAGCAGCTGCCGTCGCTGGCCTTGCTTTATGGTTATTTTTTGAGAAACCTTTCAACTCCAAACCTGACGATATTACTACTGCAATTGTACCTACCCTGGTTGCCCCAACCCCTGAGGGGAATACAGGCGATTCCGGAACCATGGATACAAAGCCACCGGCTATGGTACAGGCAATTTCTTCCCTGGATATCACCCCTGGCCTAAAGGGAACAAGGCTGCAGGAGGCTTCAAAATCAAACAGGGACCCCATCTATAGTTTACCTGATTACAAAGCGAATCTTCGGGAAAGTACGACTGCCATTCAAACAGATATTCCAGTTAAGGTAGTGCCTGCCAGGCCTTCGAAACTTACCCAGGATACCCCTGCCCGTTATATTTCCATCATGCTGGCAGATGGCACTCCCCTCAAAGTTTCTACCAAACTTGCCCCCTACTATGACCGCTTACTTGCAGATAGCAAGCAGGAAAGCAATGAAGAAGATGTAGTTAGCCAGCAAGTACGGAAACTCAAAAAGAAGTTATCGGATATTTCCCTTGCCCCTGGCCCTTATAATTTCTTCGAGATGGTAGCCATGATCGAACTCATGAACAAAGATTAATTCCACCATTAACTATTACCATGGCCAGGCTCAAACTGGATATTCCGAACCAACCATTCCCCTTCCAAACTATTATCCCGGTAAGGATTACGGACCTCAACTATGGCGGGCATGTTGGCAATGACACTATCCTCTCCATGATCCATGAAGCGAGGGTACAATACCTGGCATCCAATGGCTATAGTGAACTTTCGATGGCCGGGGTAGGCTTGATCATGGGAGATGTGGGCATTGAATACAAATCAGAGTTGTTCTACGGGGACCAGGTAGTGGTAGCTGTTTGTGCAGGCGATTTCAGCAGGGTGGGCTTTGATCTGTACTACATCCTTGAAAAATCAGAAGGGGAGCAAAAAAGATTGGTGGCTATTGCCAAAACCGGGATGGTATGCTATAATTACCAGGCCAAAAAGATCGCAGCTGTTCCGGAAGAAGTGAAAACCAAACTTTCCTATCTGCCCTGATTCCAGATCTTCCAACTTTCTTCTGCCTGGATCAACAACATATCATAACCATTCCTGGTTGCCGTCCCCCTTTCCTTACCTTCTAGCAGGAACTTTGTCTCTGCAGGATTATAGACCAGGTCATATAAATAGTGGCTCGAGCCAATTAAGGAGTAATCTATTGCAGGAGCGCTTTCAACATTTGGATACATCCCTAATGGCGTAGTATTGATCCACAGCAAGTGTCCTTTCAGATCCGATGGGGTAAGGTCATCGTAAGAAATAATCCCGTTTTCGGGTTTAGCTGTACGGCTAACTACCTTGTATTCTATACCAAGTTTTTCTAGAACGTAAAATACTGCCTTTGCGGCCCCGCCTGTCCCAAAGACCAGGGCCTTGCGGTGTTCAGGCCTGAGGTATTGAGCAAGTGAGTTTTCGAAACCAATCACATCTGTATTATGGCCTATCAATTTCCCGTTCCTGATGGCAATACAATTACAGGCGCCGATCACTTGCACTACCGGAGACAATTCATCGAGGAAAGGGATCACTTGTTCCTTGTAGGGAATGGTAACATTAAGCCCTTCGAGGGCAGGGTTCAGACGGATCAATTCCGGGAATTCAGCAATCGATGCAATGGGGTAATTCTCATATTCCGCATCAATTTGCTCAGCCTCAAATTTCCGGGAAAAATATCCCCTCGAGAACGAGTGTCCGAGGGGATAGCCGATCAGTCCAAAATGTCTCATCAGGCGAGTTCTTTATTGAGGAAGAGATGGAAGGTGTCACCACGCAATCCAACCCTCATGGCTTCCAGTGAAATAACTTCAGTCGGGGCAATATTACCCAGGTTAACATTACAGCCGATCAGTTCAATGAAATACAGTTGCTGTGCCTTCTGTGGGGCTTCCCAAATGATCCTTTCCTCTGGAATCTGGGTGAGGATCTCTTGCACCAGGCCTTCCCTTACTTCACCGCTTCCCCTGTAGATACCCACATTACCAGCTTCACGGGCTTCTGCGATCACATAGGATGAACCCGCATCCAGCTCCGCCCTCATCAACTCGATCCATTTATAAGGCGGGATGATATGCGCGGCATCCTTACTTCCAACCTCACTTAACACGGTACCATACTTGGTCAGCTTTTCTATATAGCCACATTTTTCGGCATGGGGGATAGTGATAGAACCATCACTTACTTCCATGTAGGATATGCCGTATTCCTTACATACATTGATATAATCCTCAAACTGGTTCCGGATCAGGAATGCTTCAAATAATGTCCCACCAAAATAAACCGGGATATCATAAGAACGATACACTTCCAGTTTTTCCCTGAGGTTCGGGGTTACAAAGGAAGTACCGAAACCCAGTTTCACGATATCTACATGAGGGTGCGATACACTCAGGAAATTCTTAGCCTCTTCTATACTAAGGCCCTTATCCATAACCATGGTAATACCACTCACACGGGGCTTAGCCACACGGTCAGGGATCTGCGTTAAATTAAAATTCATTTCCGGTCTGTTTAATGCTGCGGCGCAAAAATAGGGAACATGAACCACATTCGGGTGGGGAGCCCATGAAAGCCTTCATCAATGGGGCTTCCGGCTCCTGGCAATCGCATCAACCACCAATTGGTTCTGCAATATGGAAGGATGCAGCGCTACAAACTCCTTCAGGAGCTTGGGCGCTTTCTGCAGGGCCCTTTCCAGGTATAGGATGGCTTCCTTTGATTTACCAAGGGCAAACAGTATGGCGCTTTTGTAATATATAAACAAGGGTTTTCCTTCTGTATGGAACAAGGCTGCATCGGCTTGTTCCAGGGCTTCATCAAAAAAGTCCGCCAGGTAAAGGCAGCGGATCAGGGCCTCCCATCCGGTAGTGCCTTTGGGCTTCAAACTGACAACGTTTGAAAAATACTGGATAGCTTCCCTGGTTTCCCCCAATTGGATCTTGCATTCTCCCATGGCAAGGTTGAATTCCGGTACAGATTTATGGATCTGCATAGCAGATTCCAACTGCTTGACGGCCTGGGACCATTGCTGCTCGTTGATATAGGTACAGGCGATCTTATAATACAGCTTGCTGTCATCCGGATTCAGGTGCGAGGCCTTGCGGTAATAAAACCTTGCCTGGGCATAATTTTTCAACTTATCATAACAATGTCCTATTGCCTCATAGATCACATCCTCGGGGCGGGTCAATTCAAGTACCTTTTCCAGCACTTCTATAGCATCCCTGAATTTCCGCAGCCGGATATAGGCATCCCCCATGTTCCGGTACGCATAATCGAATTTTTCATCGATAGTGATGGCGAATTTGTAGGCATCAATAGACTTCTCATACAATTTTAAGCCCTGGTAGGCTGCCGCCAGGTTGAACCATGCCAATTCATTATAAGGGTAATCATCAACAATGTGCTGGTGCAACCTTATACTTTCCTCGTTCCTGCCGGTAAAATCTGTCCAGAAGCAGATCTTATATAAAGCCTCCTCATTGGTCGGCTCCTGCTCCAGGATCAGTTTAAGGCAGTCAAATATCTTATCAAACTCTTCATAATCATCATACACATCAGCCAACTCAAATAGCAGTTCGATCCTCTCCTCTCCCTCAAAAAACGCAAGGGCATTTTCAAGTAATTCCACAGCCTTTTCCTGCTGGTCAAGGGCAAGATAGGCATCGGTGCGTAGGATGAACAGGTTGATATCAGAATTATCCAGCAGTTCCGCGAGATCCAGCACATTCAGGGCATCCTGGTAGCGCCGGGTTGCGATCATGATATCGGCCTTACGTAAAAGCAGGCTGGACGAATAGGGGAACTGCTCCACAGCCATATCGCAGGCTTCCATCGCCTGGGACAGGTCTTCTTGCTCATCAAAATAGTTGATAATCTTCTCGAAGGATTCCTCATCAAGGAAGGAGTAAGAAAGGCCGGCTTTTCGATCCTGGTACTGTCTCAGCAACTCCTCAATTTCCTCTTTATCCTGGCGAAAGGGGTTTTCTTTCATGTAGTTTGCGTTATCCTAATATAAGCCAATCGGTAAAAAAATCCAATTAATTGTAACAAATTTTACTACCAAACGTTAATATCATATTAAAAGAAATGATAAACGGTTAGGTATTTAGGAAAATATTTGCTTATTTTTGTGTCATGTTTAACTCCTTAACCATATTCAAACCTTGCTCCATGCGGAAAGCGGCTGCCCTTGCGCTGCTTACCAGTGTAGCTATGCTTGGATTTGCCAGTATGGGCGGGGAGAAGAAAAAAAAGGGCAATTCTTCCATAACCGGTAATTTCACCCCGATCAGGACCACATCTGGTTTCACCTTAAAATCTGGTCCATCTTATAAAGGAAGCCTGACTTTCCACCAGGAAAAAAACCAAGGCTACATGGTATATAATTCCCTGGTGACCTTCCAGAAAGGAAATACAACCTATATCCTTCCTTTCAACCACAAGATCAACGC is drawn from Flavihumibacter rivuli and contains these coding sequences:
- a CDS encoding shikimate dehydrogenase family protein, with protein sequence MRHFGLIGYPLGHSFSRGYFSRKFEAEQIDAEYENYPIASIAEFPELIRLNPALEGLNVTIPYKEQVIPFLDELSPVVQVIGACNCIAIRNGKLIGHNTDVIGFENSLAQYLRPEHRKALVFGTGGAAKAVFYVLEKLGIEYKVVSRTAKPENGIISYDDLTPSDLKGHLLWINTTPLGMYPNVESAPAIDYSLIGSSHYLYDLVYNPAETKFLLEGKERGTATRNGYDMLLIQAEESWKIWNQGR
- a CDS encoding acyl-CoA thioesterase codes for the protein MARLKLDIPNQPFPFQTIIPVRITDLNYGGHVGNDTILSMIHEARVQYLASNGYSELSMAGVGLIMGDVGIEYKSELFYGDQVVVAVCAGDFSRVGFDLYYILEKSEGEQKRLVAIAKTGMVCYNYQAKKIAAVPEEVKTKLSYLP
- a CDS encoding RNA polymerase sigma factor yields the protein MNPTGNQNINDSDLIRGSLAGDRKLQELLYQKYAPKMYAVCLRYAGNNDDAQDLLQEGFIKVFRNLDKFRNEGSFEGWLRRVFVNTSIEHYRRKVHLNSISEKEEVGIEDVSVSVLDQLAERDIVKLVQELSPGYRAVFNLYVIEGYSHKEIADMLNISEGTSKSQLARAKAILQKKVADYLGEKRKSN
- a CDS encoding tetratricopeptide repeat protein, yielding MKENPFRQDKEEIEELLRQYQDRKAGLSYSFLDEESFEKIINYFDEQEDLSQAMEACDMAVEQFPYSSSLLLRKADIMIATRRYQDALNVLDLAELLDNSDINLFILRTDAYLALDQQEKAVELLENALAFFEGEERIELLFELADVYDDYEEFDKIFDCLKLILEQEPTNEEALYKICFWTDFTGRNEESIRLHQHIVDDYPYNELAWFNLAAAYQGLKLYEKSIDAYKFAITIDEKFDYAYRNMGDAYIRLRKFRDAIEVLEKVLELTRPEDVIYEAIGHCYDKLKNYAQARFYYRKASHLNPDDSKLYYKIACTYINEQQWSQAVKQLESAMQIHKSVPEFNLAMGECKIQLGETREAIQYFSNVVSLKPKGTTGWEALIRCLYLADFFDEALEQADAALFHTEGKPLFIYYKSAILFALGKSKEAILYLERALQKAPKLLKEFVALHPSILQNQLVVDAIARSRKPH
- a CDS encoding phosphosulfolactate synthase encodes the protein MNFNLTQIPDRVAKPRVSGITMVMDKGLSIEEAKNFLSVSHPHVDIVKLGFGTSFVTPNLREKLEVYRSYDIPVYFGGTLFEAFLIRNQFEDYINVCKEYGISYMEVSDGSITIPHAEKCGYIEKLTKYGTVLSEVGSKDAAHIIPPYKWIELMRAELDAGSSYVIAEAREAGNVGIYRGSGEVREGLVQEILTQIPEERIIWEAPQKAQQLYFIELIGCNVNLGNIAPTEVISLEAMRVGLRGDTFHLFLNKELA